A single Melopsittacus undulatus isolate bMelUnd1 chromosome 11, bMelUnd1.mat.Z, whole genome shotgun sequence DNA region contains:
- the RALGDS gene encoding ral guanine nucleotide dissociation stimulator isoform X3: MSSPSIPGKMEAKPLFNVQKALVQPVQMCMLDIPLSVQDDDSSTQEIGEELEDGVIYSISLRKVQLHHTANKGQRWLGFENESALNLYETCKVRTIKAGTLEKLVEYLVSAFKGNDSTYVTIFLCTYRAFATTKQVLDLLLNRYGKLHVQVNGDHARHAVDERMELKNTISSILGAWLDQYSEDFRKPPDFTCLKQLISYVRHNIPGSDLERRACILLAQFQQQEQSESEVEAVDHSGCTFQLVEENGVRDGKPDFLSFSPEMVAEQFTLMDAELFKKVVPYHCLGCIWSQRDKKGKEHLAPTIRATVSQFNSVANCVIATCLGDRSLKPQHRAKVVERWIEVARECRILKNFSSLRAILSALQCNAVHRLKKTWDEVLRESFRTFHELSEIFSDENNHSLSRELLIKEGTSKFATLEINPKRAQKRQQQQREMGVMQGTIPYLGTFLTDLVMLDTAMKDFLDGGLINFEKRRKEFEVIAQIKLLQSACNNYSFTREDQFVDWFHSLERLSEAESYGLSCEIEPLSESASNTLKAKKNTGIIKRWSDRQPPGTEPCGSSSSHSKSFDQLKCGQYLCSGDATDSVSVTSAGSSSSDVEEINISFIPESPDCQEKKVSEIPLASLPQRWYALSVANGEVKPAVSSASPLLPALQFWESTSLSSLDTSGIGSGSSSASSSSVSSTPVTASRTHKRSVSGISSYSSLSLPLYNQQVDDCCIIRVSLAVDNGNMYKSILVTSQDKTPVVIRKAMAKHNLDGDRPEDYELVQIISEERELKIPDNANVFYAMNSAANYDFVLKKRGFSKGVKIKHGSSSTLPRMKQKGLKIAKGIF; the protein is encoded by the exons AGCTCCACACAGGAGATTGGAGAAGAGCTGGAGGATGGCGTGATCTACAGCATATCGCTTCGGAAAGTGCAGCTCCATCACACAGCCAACAAAGGGCAGCGGTGGCTGGGG TTTGAGAATGAGTCAGCCTTAAACCTCTATGAGACATGCAAGGTACGGACAATAAAAGCTGGGACCTTGGAGAAGCTGGTAGAATACCTGGTCTCAGCCTTCAAGGGCAATGACTCCACCTATGTCACCATCTTCCTGTGCACTTACCGGGCCTTCGCTACCACCAAGCAAGTGCTGGATCTGCTGCTTAACAG GTACGGCAAACTCCATGTGCAGGTGAATGGGGACCATGCCAGGCATGCTGTGGATGAGAGGATGGAGCTGAAGAA caccaTCTCCTCCATCCTGGGTGCCTGGCTGGACCAGTACTCGGAGGACTTCCGCAAGCCCCCAGACTTTACCTGCCTCAAGCAGCTTATCTCTTATGTGCGCCACAACATCCCTGGCTCAGACTTGGAGCGCCGAGCCTGCATCCTGCTAGCCCAGTTccagcagcaagagcagagcGAGTCCGAGGTGGAAG CTGTGGACCACAGTGGCTGCACCTTTCAGCTGGTGGAAGAGAACGGGGTCAGGGATGGGAAGCCGgatttcctctccttctccccagAGATGGTAGCAGAACAATTCACACTGATGGATGCT GAACTGTTTAAGAAAGTGGTGCCTTACCACTGTCTGGGCTGCATTTGGTCCCAACGAGACAAGAAGGGCAAAGAACACCTGGCACCCACCATCCGTGCCACGGTCTCGCAGTTTAATAGTGTGGCCAACTGTGTCATTGCCACATGTCTCGGAGACCGGTCCCTGAAGCCACAGCACAGGGCTAAAGTGGTGGAGCGGTGGATCGAAGTGGCTCGG GAGTGCCGCATCCTGAAGAACTTCTCCTCCCTCCGAGCCATTCTCTCGGCTCTGCAGTGCAACGCTGTTCACCGGCTGAAGAAGACCTGGGACGAGGTCCTGCG GGAGAGCTTCCGCACTTTCCATGAGCTCTCAGAGATCTTCTCCGACGAGAACAACCACTCACTGAGCCGGGAGCTTCTCATTAAG GAGGGCACATCCAAATTTGCCACCTTGGAGATCAACCCAAAGAGGGCTCAgaagcggcagcagcagcagagagaaatg GGTGTGATGCAGGGCACCATTCCCTACCTTGGCACCTTCCTCACGGACCTGGTGATGCTTGACACCGCCATGAAGGATTTCCTGGAT GGCGGGCTGATCAACTttgagaagagaaggaag GAGTTTGAAGTTATTGCTCAGATCAAGCTGCTTCAGTCAGCCTGCAACAACTACAGCTTCACACGGGAGGACCAGTTTGTGGACTGGTTCCACAGCCTGGAGCGGCTCAGTGAGGCTGAGAG TTACGGGCTGTCATGTGAGATTGAGCCACTGTCAGAGTCAGCCAGCAACACgttgaaggcaaagaaaaacacaggcaTCATCAAGCGATGGAGCGA CCGGCAGCCACCAGGCACCGAGCCCtgcggcagcagcagctcccactcaAAATCCTTCGATCAGCTCAAATGCGGGCAGTACCTGTGCAGCGGGGATGCCACTGACTCAGTAAGCGTCACCTCTGCTGGCTCCAGCAGTTCCGATGTGGAGGAGATCAACATCAGCTTCATCCCTGAGTCCCCCGACTGCCAGGAGAAGAAG GTCAGTGAGATCCCTCTGGCTTCCCTCCCCCAGCGCTGGTACGCCCTGTCTGTGGCCAATGGAGAAGTTAAACCCGCTGTGTCCTCCGcatcccctctcctccctgccctccagtTCTGGGAATCCAcatccctctcctccctggACACATCAGGCATTGGCTCAGGCTCCAGCAGTGCCTCGTCCTCTTCAGTCTCCTCCACACCAGTGACGGCCTCCCGTACCCACAAGCGCTCAGTCTCTGGCATCTCCAGCTACTCATCCCTGTCGCTGCCCCTCTACAACCAGCAGGTCGATGACTGTTGCATCATCCGTGTCAGCCTGGCTGTGGACAATGGCAACATGTACAAGAGCATCCTG GTGACGAGCCAGGATAAGACCCCAGTTGTTATTCGCAAGGCCATGGCGAAACACAACTTGGATGGGGACAGGCCAGAAGACTATGAGCTCGTTCAGATCATCTCAGAGGAGAGAG AGCTGAAGATCCCTGACAATGCCAATGTCTTCTATGCCATGAACTCTGCTGCCAACTATGACTTTGTGCTCAAGAAGAGGGGCTTCTCCAAGGGAGTGAAGATCAAACATGGCTCTAGCTCCACCTTGCCCAGGATGAAGCAGAAAGGCCTGAAGATCGCCAAAGGCATCTTCTAG
- the RALGDS gene encoding ral guanine nucleotide dissociation stimulator isoform X1, with protein MVSRRRRAQPHHAAAPVPERMFEGCRRVRSLWGGVKLEVAGESSPVVLHSFTQLDPDLPPLESSTQEIGEELEDGVIYSISLRKVQLHHTANKGQRWLGFENESALNLYETCKVRTIKAGTLEKLVEYLVSAFKGNDSTYVTIFLCTYRAFATTKQVLDLLLNRYGKLHVQVNGDHARHAVDERMELKNTISSILGAWLDQYSEDFRKPPDFTCLKQLISYVRHNIPGSDLERRACILLAQFQQQEQSESEVEAVDHSGCTFQLVEENGVRDGKPDFLSFSPEMVAEQFTLMDAELFKKVVPYHCLGCIWSQRDKKGKEHLAPTIRATVSQFNSVANCVIATCLGDRSLKPQHRAKVVERWIEVARECRILKNFSSLRAILSALQCNAVHRLKKTWDEVLRESFRTFHELSEIFSDENNHSLSRELLIKEGTSKFATLEINPKRAQKRQQQQREMGVMQGTIPYLGTFLTDLVMLDTAMKDFLDGGLINFEKRRKEFEVIAQIKLLQSACNNYSFTREDQFVDWFHSLERLSEAESYGLSCEIEPLSESASNTLKAKKNTGIIKRWSDRQPPGTEPCGSSSSHSKSFDQLKCGQYLCSGDATDSVSVTSAGSSSSDVEEINISFIPESPDCQEKKVSEIPLASLPQRWYALSVANGEVKPAVSSASPLLPALQFWESTSLSSLDTSGIGSGSSSASSSSVSSTPVTASRTHKRSVSGISSYSSLSLPLYNQQVDDCCIIRVSLAVDNGNMYKSILVTSQDKTPVVIRKAMAKHNLDGDRPEDYELVQIISEERELKIPDNANVFYAMNSAANYDFVLKKRGFSKGVKIKHGSSSTLPRMKQKGLKIAKGIF; from the exons AGCTCCACACAGGAGATTGGAGAAGAGCTGGAGGATGGCGTGATCTACAGCATATCGCTTCGGAAAGTGCAGCTCCATCACACAGCCAACAAAGGGCAGCGGTGGCTGGGG TTTGAGAATGAGTCAGCCTTAAACCTCTATGAGACATGCAAGGTACGGACAATAAAAGCTGGGACCTTGGAGAAGCTGGTAGAATACCTGGTCTCAGCCTTCAAGGGCAATGACTCCACCTATGTCACCATCTTCCTGTGCACTTACCGGGCCTTCGCTACCACCAAGCAAGTGCTGGATCTGCTGCTTAACAG GTACGGCAAACTCCATGTGCAGGTGAATGGGGACCATGCCAGGCATGCTGTGGATGAGAGGATGGAGCTGAAGAA caccaTCTCCTCCATCCTGGGTGCCTGGCTGGACCAGTACTCGGAGGACTTCCGCAAGCCCCCAGACTTTACCTGCCTCAAGCAGCTTATCTCTTATGTGCGCCACAACATCCCTGGCTCAGACTTGGAGCGCCGAGCCTGCATCCTGCTAGCCCAGTTccagcagcaagagcagagcGAGTCCGAGGTGGAAG CTGTGGACCACAGTGGCTGCACCTTTCAGCTGGTGGAAGAGAACGGGGTCAGGGATGGGAAGCCGgatttcctctccttctccccagAGATGGTAGCAGAACAATTCACACTGATGGATGCT GAACTGTTTAAGAAAGTGGTGCCTTACCACTGTCTGGGCTGCATTTGGTCCCAACGAGACAAGAAGGGCAAAGAACACCTGGCACCCACCATCCGTGCCACGGTCTCGCAGTTTAATAGTGTGGCCAACTGTGTCATTGCCACATGTCTCGGAGACCGGTCCCTGAAGCCACAGCACAGGGCTAAAGTGGTGGAGCGGTGGATCGAAGTGGCTCGG GAGTGCCGCATCCTGAAGAACTTCTCCTCCCTCCGAGCCATTCTCTCGGCTCTGCAGTGCAACGCTGTTCACCGGCTGAAGAAGACCTGGGACGAGGTCCTGCG GGAGAGCTTCCGCACTTTCCATGAGCTCTCAGAGATCTTCTCCGACGAGAACAACCACTCACTGAGCCGGGAGCTTCTCATTAAG GAGGGCACATCCAAATTTGCCACCTTGGAGATCAACCCAAAGAGGGCTCAgaagcggcagcagcagcagagagaaatg GGTGTGATGCAGGGCACCATTCCCTACCTTGGCACCTTCCTCACGGACCTGGTGATGCTTGACACCGCCATGAAGGATTTCCTGGAT GGCGGGCTGATCAACTttgagaagagaaggaag GAGTTTGAAGTTATTGCTCAGATCAAGCTGCTTCAGTCAGCCTGCAACAACTACAGCTTCACACGGGAGGACCAGTTTGTGGACTGGTTCCACAGCCTGGAGCGGCTCAGTGAGGCTGAGAG TTACGGGCTGTCATGTGAGATTGAGCCACTGTCAGAGTCAGCCAGCAACACgttgaaggcaaagaaaaacacaggcaTCATCAAGCGATGGAGCGA CCGGCAGCCACCAGGCACCGAGCCCtgcggcagcagcagctcccactcaAAATCCTTCGATCAGCTCAAATGCGGGCAGTACCTGTGCAGCGGGGATGCCACTGACTCAGTAAGCGTCACCTCTGCTGGCTCCAGCAGTTCCGATGTGGAGGAGATCAACATCAGCTTCATCCCTGAGTCCCCCGACTGCCAGGAGAAGAAG GTCAGTGAGATCCCTCTGGCTTCCCTCCCCCAGCGCTGGTACGCCCTGTCTGTGGCCAATGGAGAAGTTAAACCCGCTGTGTCCTCCGcatcccctctcctccctgccctccagtTCTGGGAATCCAcatccctctcctccctggACACATCAGGCATTGGCTCAGGCTCCAGCAGTGCCTCGTCCTCTTCAGTCTCCTCCACACCAGTGACGGCCTCCCGTACCCACAAGCGCTCAGTCTCTGGCATCTCCAGCTACTCATCCCTGTCGCTGCCCCTCTACAACCAGCAGGTCGATGACTGTTGCATCATCCGTGTCAGCCTGGCTGTGGACAATGGCAACATGTACAAGAGCATCCTG GTGACGAGCCAGGATAAGACCCCAGTTGTTATTCGCAAGGCCATGGCGAAACACAACTTGGATGGGGACAGGCCAGAAGACTATGAGCTCGTTCAGATCATCTCAGAGGAGAGAG AGCTGAAGATCCCTGACAATGCCAATGTCTTCTATGCCATGAACTCTGCTGCCAACTATGACTTTGTGCTCAAGAAGAGGGGCTTCTCCAAGGGAGTGAAGATCAAACATGGCTCTAGCTCCACCTTGCCCAGGATGAAGCAGAAAGGCCTGAAGATCGCCAAAGGCATCTTCTAG